The genomic region AAAAAGATTGTTAGCCGTTGCGCCGGTCAACCTTGCCGTAACCCTTCATCAGCCCGCGTGTGGATCTGCTGATAAACGAAAGGATTTCATCCCTGTCGGTTGTTGCCGGCACTTCTGCTTCGACAATAGCCACGGCCTGCGAAATGTTATACCCTTTGAGATACATGATTCTGTAGATATCCTGAATGGCGTTGATGCGTTCGTTGGAGAATCCTCTGCGACGCAACCCGATTGAGTTGATTCCAACGTATGCAAGGGGTTCGCGTGCAGCCTTGGTAAATGGTGGAACATCTTTTCGCACCAGTGCACCCCCTGAAATGAAGGCATGAGCGCCGATCTGCACAAACTGGTGAACGGCTGACATCCCCCCGATGATCGACCAGTCGTCGATGGTAATGTGACCGGCCAGCATGGCTGCATTGGCCAAAATTACGTTGTTCCCGATAATACAATCGTGGGCTATATGAACGTAAGCCATCAGCAGGCAATTATTGCCAATCACCGTCTCGATGTTGGCTTTGGTGCCGCGGTTGATCGTGACAAATTCCCTTACCGTAGTGTTGTCTCCGATTTTAACAATGGTGTCTTCACCGGCAAATTTCAGGTCCTGCGGAACGGCCGATATTACAGCACCCGGGAAAATACGGCAGTTTTTACCGATCCGTGCTCCCTCCATGATGGTAACATTTGATCCGATCCAGGTACCCTCATCAATCTCAACGTTTTTCTCGATATTGACAAAAGGTTCGATAACCACATTTTTGGCCACTTTGGCCTGTGGATGTACGTATGCTAAAGGTTGATTCATGTTTAACTAACTTTTTTACTGATTTGAGCAAGCATTACTGCTTCCATGACTATTTTATTTCCCACGTATGCAACACCTTTCATATGGCAGAGTCCCCTCCGGATGGGTGCTATAAGGCTTAAACTGAAAATGATCGTGTCGCCCGGAACTACTTTGTGACGAAACTTCACATCATCAATTTTCAGAAAAAATGTAAGATAATTTTCAGGGTCGGGAACAGTGCTCAACACCAGGATTCCTCCTGTTTGTGCCATAGCTTCAATCTGAAGTACACCAGGCATCACCGGTTCATCGGGGAAATGACCCACAAAGAATGCCTCATTCATGGTCACGTTTTTCAACCCAATCACGTGGCTACTACTCATTTCGAGTATCTTGTCGATGAGGAGGAATGGCGGACGATGGGGGAGGAGCCGCATGATGTCCTTAATTTCGAAAAGGACAGGTTTTTCAGGGTCGTATTTAGGGATACGCTCAACAGAAGTGGCTTTTAATAAATGCTTCCGGAGAATTTTTGCAAACTCAGCATTGGGACCGTGCCCTGGCCTGGTTGCAATGATATGTCCTTTAATGGGTTTCCCGACTAATGAAAGATCGCCGATAACATCGAGCAGTTTGTGACGGGCCGGCTCATTCGTGA from Bacteroidales bacterium harbors:
- the lpxA gene encoding acyl-ACP--UDP-N-acetylglucosamine O-acyltransferase; translated protein: MNQPLAYVHPQAKVAKNVVIEPFVNIEKNVEIDEGTWIGSNVTIMEGARIGKNCRIFPGAVISAVPQDLKFAGEDTIVKIGDNTTVREFVTINRGTKANIETVIGNNCLLMAYVHIAHDCIIGNNVILANAAMLAGHITIDDWSIIGGMSAVHQFVQIGAHAFISGGALVRKDVPPFTKAAREPLAYVGINSIGLRRRGFSNERINAIQDIYRIMYLKGYNISQAVAIVEAEVPATTDRDEILSFISRSTRGLMKGYGKVDRRNG